The Mercurialis annua linkage group LG7, ddMerAnnu1.2, whole genome shotgun sequence genome includes the window ttttaatatttttaatattatgatTCTAAAAACAATAACTTTTTAGCTTTAAaagtaagaaaattaaaaaaaattaataaatagaaaaagacaaagaaaataataaaaaaaataaatagaaaaagacttaatcatttaattatactACCTTtcgacttttttcatttaaatttcaaacttttacaattgtCAATTATTacctcaattttcaatttttaatttcaattatacctattttttatattagagtTTTTACACTTGAAAAAGTTTAAACATGTCTCTCATATTTGAcatatagttttaatttttagtacttttttaaaatattaaaaacttatTTGAACTACGTGTTAAATATGAAAggatatttgaactttttagaATAAAAAGGTTCCGGATTTTGAAAgttagaatataaataaaaaatttaaaaatttaaaatgtttttaaatgattagGGAGAAAAAATGTGAGGATGAGAAagatgtatatttatattttatttaatgaaaatggCATCACAAGCAATGGAAAATTCTTATCTTGTTCAATAAAAATTCGTAAATTTTGTTCaatcaaatgttaaaaaaataaaaagaaagaaaagagagaaaattaaataaattttttaaatgtttgattggaTAAGTTTATAGATTTTTCATGGATTATATAAGTCTAAATAAGATTTTTCCGCCGAACTATGTACATTAAAACATcgtaaacttaaaaaaaatatgtcaattatattttatttgaatagtCAAAACCGAATATATTGAAATCACTTATAAATTTGAGTTAGACCTActtataaattcaattaattatataattaaataactaatcaTATGAATTAAACCAAGTTGATTAAGCTACTCTAACTATCTATAGGATAGCCACAAACTATACTGCTGATATTATTACTGCATGCATGATAAATAAcaacaataaattattttgaagtTTTATTTTGTTAGACAATGACAACTTCTAGAGAAATATAATTGTTTATCAACGTATCTTagcttaattaattactatatctTAAACATCGTTATCTTTTTCAGGATGGCATAATAATACTATAATATCTAGtcactaatccaaacgttatagcTAAGCGTCGTTGTTCGCTATCGTAGGTGTTAGTTTCTACAAACCTATTCAAAGGATCATGTAATATATACTATCTAATTATATTAGGGGTATGAAAACAGGTTCACAGGTCGAGTTCGTTCCGTTCCGTGTCGTGTCAATTTATTTTGTTGACATAAATAAGATCAACACGAATATGATGTATTTAATAATCATACTAACACAAACACGacacaaaaattaaacaaattttacACGTTAATTTGTATAGCTCATTTAATCTGACGGATCGattattaattataacaataaaattcatttaacttatttatcataaatgaattttatctatatattaaaatagatcgaaaataaataatacaatcacaacatatttaacatttttattgatAACGAGTTAGGCATGTTGACTTGAATTGTGTTAAAAACGAGTTAAATAGGTTCACGTGCCAATTCCGACACAACATGTTTTAAACTATACATAAATTAATTGACTTATTTATAGTACAAACATGTTTAACTTCAATCACAATTTATACTAAACAAAATCGAATTTGTGTGTTATAATTCATTTTGACAATATTACTATTCATATAAATTGTCAATAACTTCTGTTTTCAAGTTGTCCCGACTATACGCTCATTagatttaatttgaataaaccttttaaatactaaattaaatatCTATTTTGCAAGctaatcaataaattatatatattaacctCATGACGTAAATGAGTTGATAAAGTGCTCTTTTAACTTAAGTGAGATCGTGGGACCGTGCTCATGTATGCAtccatttaaaatttggactAGAATTTGCCTCCTGCAACTATACGGTTCGTATGAGAATTAGTTTGATTGTAAAAGGCTGAAAGATGCCGTTTCATAATTGAGACGTATTTAAAAAACTTCATACActctgtaaaaaaaaattatatattttgagATCACATTCTAACTATTGGAATGTGGGGCCGGGGTGACGAATTAGGAGCAAAGACACTCCCTCAGAAATGAACCCTAGTGCTAAGGACATGCCAAAATAgtcaaaaaaaaagaagaagaagaagatggtgGTCCTTGTAATGGTATTGTGGGGGACCAAAAAAGCCCTATCCTTTTCTAAACTTGGCCCGACTCAGATGTGGGCTTTTTAATTGGATCTTGTCTTTATCTTTGTAAACTGAAAGAAACCGCTGCTTCCACcgctatattatttatttttcatctaCCCAATTGGATGCTcgaattttgtatatatttgtcgGAAGAATCAAGCTACAAGATGAGCCATCGCTTTACTAATCCTTAATTATCGatctgttttttgtttttgtttgtttaatttagTAACCACATAAGACCGATCAATTCAAATGGATTGATTATAAATCAGAGTTCAATCCGGTCTCCTTTTTAAATCGAATTTTATGTTTCGAGAAAACCGGAAAAAAGAACAAGAACTATCAAATCGGTTAATCCCGAAAGCTGTTCGGTTTTCTGTTTATTAGTTAGACTCTGATTAATTTATTAAGTTCTAGATCTATTgtagaaatatatttattttttgtttaagcAGTTGAATCAATGGTCACAcatatagtttttaaaaatcattatatGTATGGtgatgtatatatttataagttaaatgtttgaaatataggaataagtgttttaaaaatcaaaacggTGGTCAGACTAATCaagacaatattttaatttaaccaGTTCACCCGCCGATTGAGCGGTTGAGTGgaattatacataaaaataaatgttggaAGTTCAACTGCTGGTTTAACAAGTTCAATCACCTATATAGTTGCCAGTTTAATCTGATTTAACCAATACAATATGATTGGATATGATTTGCATTTTATAAGATCAATTGAACCGTAAGCACTTTAGGAATGCAATCAACCCTTTTCATATAGTTGGATACATTTACGTGTtgcacattttttatttttataaagttaattttcatgttttatttatttaatctttctataactttttttcttttaaagcaATGCAATTTTTGGCTTTTGGTATCATAAAAGACACTAAATTATCTACTTTTTCTTAGTTGGATTTGCTTTGATGTGAGCAATTTGTAAAGAACAAGACAAGCTCTCAGCAATTTCGTTTGTTTTGTAGCTtgtatctcaagtctttttCACTGTGTTTTTGCTTGATAATGCAGTGTTTGTCAATTTGTCGCTGGTCCTGAGGTTCATCAATGTCATACTGATACATATATATGTTGAGCTTGTGATACTGCATTGATTTTACCTTTTGCATACTCAGAATCATGCTCTACTAAACTCAGCTTTTCTATGACAATTTCACTTGGCCCTTGTTTGTTTTGTATCCTTTTACCCTACATTTGGTCTCCTATCATTTATTTGATGTTTGTCTTTTTAGTATTGAGGAATGAGAGTTAGATCCTTTAACAAATTTGAATTTCTAATAATATCCTCAATGTACTACTATACATAATAGAGCTATTTAATGGGCCGCTTACCCATTGGGCCCGCATAGGCCCAGTTAGATTAAActgaatttaaattcttaatttttatgatttaagtgTGATCTTGTAGTTGTCCACCTTTAGCTATAGGCAGCTTCGTCCATATTCGAGTCAGACTCGAAACACAAATAAGAGGTTATGTCTAGTTAATGGCAGAACCACATTAAGATTTCCTAATTTTTTAGGAGAAAAAGTTTATAATGAAGTCAAGACATTCAAAAACCGGTTACCATTTACATGTCATTTAGTCCGTACTAGAAAAAAATATCCCGATTTCATTAATGAATCTTATTCAAATGTGTCTAAATCGGGTACAACACATAGTAATTTTTTATGACACCACTCGAACTCGAAACCTTGTAGTGGATCTAAAATTGAGTTATATCCAATTTATATAATCTGCTACATTTAGTTGTAATAAAATCCATTAAAATCAAATCCAGAAGTAACATGCAAGAAATGTATTCTATGTAAACCCTAGAACTAGGAATCAGGATTATGTGTTTGGCAAGCGGCTAGAAAAAGGGCACCAGCTCCAGAACCACCATGAGAAGGCTCAATTAATACATTGTCTGAATGCTCATTCCCAAGAATCTCCCAAACACTGCTATGTAGATAGTTTCTAAAGACTCTATAATGTTCATAAAGTCCTCCTTCTACACTTACTACACTTTTCTTGTTTTCGACTCTTCCGAGTTTCTTTATTATTCCGACAATTCCGGCCCCAGCGAGACGGGCTCCACGTTCCGCTACTATGTCACAAACCTCGGCGACAACAGCCCTCGCGGCTAGTGTTGGATCTGCTATCTAAGATGCAACAAAGTACAATGAGCTCAGGGCTGGTCCGCCCTTGATCGCGACGAATATTGATATGGTGACTGATATAGCATTAAGATTAATTAAGAAATGTTACCCCAAAAATTTCTTGTAGCTTTTCACCAACTATTCCACGATCGTCTGATGCATCTTGATGCATTGCAGCCATATCAGGTGAACTGTTGATGAACCaatatttaattgaaattggttaataaattaatttgattaattttagaataatttgaGTTGGCTTCATACCTGAGTAGGAATGGAATAGCCAGTTTTGTAGGAACATGATCTCCAAATAATGATGTTTCTTTAGCTATTTTTAGTAACACTCTTCTCACTATTTCTCCCAAGTATGTTGCTGAAATCATCTTCTCAAATATctgatttaaaaaaagaaaaatttaaaagatgagTATAACAACATCGACTCACTAAATTAGACCGACTTATATGTGTTGACACGTATAATCCGTTTATTTTTGTGTCGTGTTCATATTGGCATgcttaataaattaatgagtCGTGTTTGTATTGATCCTAATCGTGTCACCGGAATAGATTGATACGATATAAACACAACCCGCTAGCCGGTATTAACATTCTTAGAAAATACTGTTGTTGCCTCACCTTGGTACCAGGATTTGAGCTTTCTGAATCCAAAGTAGCATCAAATTCAGTAATTGGAAGTTCAGCACAATTGAAGTTTCCCCATTCCATACTTATTGCCTACATAAAATTGTGTacattttttgaataattaataaaatttcatctCTATAGTTGCATTTGTggggttaaattttatttcagttaCCAAACTGCAATGTTGAAATAGtcaattaaaagtaaatattcgTTTTGAAATAAACATATAGTTTTATAATCTTAGATTAAAAAATATGGCGAGTATTCGATTTCCATTGTTCACGTAAATAAAAATTCACCGAATATTATCTAGTGATATATATACCattggtaaaattaaaatttagttactAAAATGTAAGAATTTAAAAGTCACATCcgttttttaaaatcattatagTTTGGTAACCGAAACAGAATATACCCCTGCATTTGTAAGTTCAATTAATAGGAAATTGGAATACCATTTCCCCTGAAAGAGGTGAAGGGCCATGCCATTTTGAAATTGCTTGGACTGGTTCTACATAAGCAGCATTTGTGGTTGATGCTAAAGTTACTGCAGCCACTGTATCTTTATTGTAATATCTTCCTCCACCTAAATTTCCTACTGTTTCATCAACCTgattataattataaagaatcagaaactaattttttaaaggGCTAATGTCACCATTTAGCACAACCTTTAGCggttttttttcgatttaagcccaaccttcaaaacgtttcaaataatAACACAATCTTTCATTATGTGTCATATATTAGCATAAATAtctaaaacgacgtcgttttggttGTCCGTACGAACAAAAACGAcgtcattttaacaaaaaaacaaaatgtaaaATGCATATCGGGCTATGAAATGAAAAAGTTGGGTAAATGGATGAGACGTTTTAAAGATTGtgtttaaatcgaaaaaaaaaacactaaacgTGGTGCTATTTGATGAGATTAACCCTATTATAAATCATTAATCAACAAAGactcaaatcaaaataataatagatCTAATTTGTTTAGGCTTACCATTGCAAAAACTTGCATGTTTAGGCCTTGTTTCTCTATAGCTCCATTAATATCATTCAGTAATGCTTTTCCAACCTGATTCATATCATTATTTGTTAATTTCATTATATTGAATTCCATTttaaaatcagttgatattaaGTGGAGAATCTCAACCGGCatataaatacataaattaacttAGTTAGTTCGATTAATTAGAAAATTTCAAACTGAAAACTGAatcgaatcaaatcaaattaactaaacttttcataaaCTTATCAACCATAGCCAAACCgagtttaaatttcaatttaatttgatcGGTTATATCCGAAGGGGAATAGCGCACACCTCTCTAGCTAATTAATTTAACTTGATTAGTATTTAAAGTCAAGATTATgggattttaaatttaaactcggtcaccaaaataaaataaattaaatattcgAGAGAGACTGAGAAGCAAACTGAACTGTATCATCAGCTGAGAAAGTTTTCCATTGAATAGCAGAGCCGGAGGTGGATGCAATTTGGTCGACTGGATATGAGACTGTAACACCCAATTTTTTCATTCTTTCTGATCCATCATTTGCAATATCCCCAGGATTTGCTGCAACAAATTTAGCTAACTCCACCGCAACATAATCAAATAATTCCTAAAcaatatatcaaaattttaatttatctcaAAAATTTATCTCAAGTactgatattttatttttatttcaaaaatttatttatttgaaagtgCTTGTACAAACGATGGATCAAATcaagtaaattttaaagatcatattttatatatctgATGATGAGTTACAATTGCTGATAATTGAATGGCAATAGGTATAAAAAAGCTCTTCAAATTATTCATAAAGATCATGTAAGTCCTTTTAATATAGTTTCGGCTACTTAAGCcttcaatattttaaatgtgCAAATAAACCTCCGCggtcaaaaaaaaatcacagaAGTGCTCTCTCcaaaaagagtttttttttttgcaccacttaaaaaaattaagagcttTAATAGCCAAAAAGAGCTGAAAAGACTTATGTGCTCTTTCTAAATAATATGAAGGATTTTTtatacctttggcttaaataaatatattttgcaaaataataataatgacaatTGTTCTAAAACTGCTTTTAGATTGTGGATCTGTTTTGGACTTATTGAGTTGCTGTTCCAGGCCCAATAAGAATATGCAATTTCAAGTTTCTAAAATTGGAATTCTTGATTTTGTTTAcctaataaataataacaagTGGATGAATAATACAATTTCATAGCTACAAAATCACATTAATTAATACAATTACTCTAATTCATACCTGAGAAGTAGCAAGCAACAAATTGGAGGGTATAGAAATCTCTTCCCTATGTAAATCAGTAATAGGCTCATCCTTTCCACCAA containing:
- the LOC126655094 gene encoding probable hexokinase-like 2 protein, which gives rise to MRKEVVVTVAAVATAVLVVAVATITQYKRKKEKQLKKTQRIVRKFARECATPVAKLLKVANALASDMETSLAAGENTTLDMLVSYATSLPNGDEKGQYYGLNLRGNNFLILCARLGGKDEPITDLHREEISIPSNLLLATSQELFDYVAVELAKFVAANPGDIANDGSERMKKLGVTVSYPVDQIASTSGSAIQWKTFSADDTVGKALLNDINGAIEKQGLNMQVFAMVDETVGNLGGGRYYNKDTVAAVTLASTTNAAYVEPVQAISKWHGPSPLSGEMAISMEWGNFNCAELPITEFDATLDSESSNPGTKIFEKMISATYLGEIVRRVLLKIAKETSLFGDHVPTKLAIPFLLSSPDMAAMHQDASDDRGIVGEKLQEIFGIADPTLAARAVVAEVCDIVAERGARLAGAGIVGIIKKLGRVENKKSVVSVEGGLYEHYRVFRNYLHSSVWEILGNEHSDNVLIEPSHGGSGAGALFLAACQTHNPDS